CCTGCTTACCGTGACGAACCTAGGCGGTTGGTCGATGGGCAGCATGAGGCTATAATATCGGAAAGGCTTTTTCAACAGGTGCAGGATGTACTCGATGGCAGGCAGCGCATCCAACTCGTTAAAATGACGACAGTTGATAGCTTGCCATTGCGCGGCTTCCTGATTTGCCCGTCATGCGGTAAACTACTAACTGGCAGCGGCTCGAAAGGGCGCAACAATTATTACTATTATTATCATTGCGAAAGCAGTTGTGGTGTAAGATACAAAGCTCAGGATGTGAATAGTTCTTTTGTTACAGAGTTACAGCGTTACGTGCCAAGGCAGGGTGTTGCGGAAGTGTTCAGATTGGTCGTAAAAGACTTATTTACCCAGCAAAACGGTTCGCAGTCCGGGGAGCGGAAGGAATTGCTTGCCAAAATACAATTGGAGAATGACAGGCTTACTAAGGCGCGAAGGCTGTTGCTTGATGATGCAATAGACACCGTAGATTACAAATCCATCAAAGATGAATGCGAGAGGAAATTGTTGACATTGGAAAGTAAACTAACAGATTTCAGCAAACCGGCGTATGACCTTGAGGAGTGTCTTGACAAGGCTTTAATTGCCTTAAAATCGCTACAAGTCCGTTATTTAGAGGGAGATACATCAAAGAAGCGGCAATTGATTGGTTCGATGTACCCTGAAAAACTGTGTTTTGACGGAAATGAATATCGAACCGCTAAAGTCAACGAGGCAGCTCGCTTAATCTATTTGATAAACAGCAAGTTAGATGAAACAAAAAAGCGGACAAAACTTGATTTCTCAAGCTTGTCCGCTTCGGTAGCGGGAACAGGACTCGAACCTATGACCTTCGGGTTATGAGCCCGACGAGCTACCAACTGCTCCATCCCGCACTATTTTGTTTTTGGTATCATACATAACGGGCATAACTCCGTAATGTTTTCTGATTTGAAAATTAAGGCCTTAAGTGGTTAATACTTAAGGCCTCTAATTTTTAGGTAGCGGGAACAGGACTCGAACCTATGACCTTCGGGTTATGAGCCCGACGAGCTACCAACTGCTCCATCCCGCACTATTGTGCTTATTTTCTTTTTCGCCATAACCCCGAAAAAGCCTTTTCAATACCTAAATCAAAATTAAGATTTGTTTTGAATTGGACTGCAAAGATATAATTCGTTTCTTTGCAGTCCAAAAATATTTTAAAAAAGTTTTTATGAGTCACAGGGCAGGTTTTGTTAGCATTATAGGTAAACCCAACGCAGGTAAATCAACGCTGATGAACCACCTCGTTGGCGAAAAAATGTCTATCATCACCCCAAAGGCGCAAACCACACGCCATCGTATTTTGGGTATTGTTAATACGGATGATTACCAGATCGTGTTTTCAGACACGCCGGGTATTATTAAACCGCATTACGCCCTGCACGAAAGCATGATGCACCAGGTAGAAGGATCTATAGTAGACGCCGACCTGATACTCCTGGTTACTGATATTAATGAGAAACACGATGAGGATGATGTGGTTAGAAAACTGCAGGGATCATTGGCGCCACTGGCTGTATTAATCAATAAAATCGATCAGTCCGACGCCGAAGTTGTTAAACAAAAGGTTGAATACTGGCAGCAAAAACTTAACCCTAAAGCCGTTTTCGCTATATCAGCCCTGCATGAGCATAACCTGAAGGCCATTATGGATTTCATATTAGAGCACCTGCCCGAGCATCCGCCCTATTACGAAAAAGATGCATTGACTGACCGTAACGACCGTTTTTTCGCATCCGAAATGATACGCGCCCAGGTATTTAAACAATATAAAAAGGAAATACCATACAGCACCGAAGTAATTGTAACGGCATTTGTTGAGGGCGAAACACTCCACCGCATCAGTGCCGAAATTATTGTGGAACGCGATTCTCAAAAGAATATCCTGATCGGCAAAAACGGTGAAATGCTGAAGATAGTAGGCAAATATGCCCGCCTGGATATGGAAGAATTTTTTCAGCGCAAGGTATTCCTGGAAATGTTTGTAAAGGTTATACCCGACTGGCGCAGCAAAAAGAACTATTTAAAGAAATTTGGATACGAATAAATAATTAAGATTTGAGATGTTAGATATGAGATTTTAGATTATTGATCTTTAAGCTCTCAAAATCAACATCTGCAATTAAATAAGGGATTTAGCTATTAGTTTGAGATAAGATATTGTTTAACTTATTTTGTCTCAAATCTCATATCTCAAATCTATAATCTAAAAACAGAATGAGTAATATAGTAGCTATAGTAGGCAGGCCCAACGTTGGCAAGTCAACCCTTTATAACCGTTTAACAGAAACCCGTAAGGCTATTGTTGACGATTTTAGCGGCGTTACGCGCGACAGGCACTACGGTGTAGCTGAGTGGACCGACCGCACGTTCACCGTGATTGATACCGGTGGCTATGTAGCCCGGTCAGAAGACGTATTTGAAGCCGCCATACGCGAGCAGGTGGTAATAGCCATTGAAGAGGCTACCGTAATTATTTTTATGGTTGATGTTACCACCGGCGTAACCGACCTTGACGACGAGATCGCAACCTTGTTACGCAAAGGCAATAAACCTGTATTTGTGGTTGTTAACAAGGTAGATAACACCATGCTACAGTCGGACGCGACGATATTTTACAGTCTTGGCCTGGGCGAGATCTACAACATTTCATCCATGACGGGATCAGGCACCGGCGAACTGCTGGACGAAGTAATTAAACACTTTGACGACGAACTGCCGGAAGAAAACAGCTTGCCGAGATATGCCATAGTTGGCCGTCCTAACGTGGGTAAATCATCCATCATTAATGCCTTGCTTGGCGAACAACGCAATATAGTTACACCGATAGCCGGCACCACCCGCGATTCGATACACATCCGCTATAACCAGTACGGGCACGATTTTATGCTGATAGACACCGCCGGTTTGCGTAAAAAAACCAAGGTTAAGGAGAACATTGAATTTTACTCGGTAATGCGTACCATCAAAGCCCTTGAAGAGGCTGATGTGGTGATCCTGATGGTTGATGCCGTTGAGGGTTTGGAAGCCCAGGACATCAATATTTTCCACCTGGCCGAAAAGAACAAGAAAGGCATCGTCATCGTGGTAAATAAATGGGATTTGATTGAGAAGAACAGCAAAACCGTTAAGGTATTTGAGGAGCAGATCAAGCAAAAAATAGCGCCGTTTACCGATGTGCCCATCATTTTCACTTCTGTTACCGAAAAACAACGCGTACTTAAGGTGATTGATGTAGCTAATAAGGTTTATGAAAACAGGGCCCGCAAAATATCAACCTCAAAACTGAATGATGTGATGCTGCCGATAATCGAAAATTTCCCGCCGCCTTCAATTAAGGGTAAGTATGTAAAAATTAAATATGCTACGCAGATTAACGGCGTGTCGCCTATGTTCGCATTCTTTTGCAACCTGCCGCAGTATGTAAAGGAACCATACTACAGGTTTATTGAAAACAAACTGCGCGAAAACTTTGATTTCTCTGGCGCACCGGTACAGGTATGGTTCAGGCAGAAATAAACATTTTATGTTCGTATAAAAACAAAGGCGCTCAATAAGCGCCTTTTCTGTTTTATATTGTCTAACTATCTTATATCTTCTCTATCAAACAAACAGCGTAAGCTACCACCCCTTCTTCACGGCCAATAAAGCCCAGTTGCTCGTTAGTTGTCGCTTTTATTGATATATCATCCTCGCTGATACCTGCAGCTTCGGCTATGTTTTTTTGCATGGCCGGTATGTGCGGGTTTATTTTGGGTGCCTCTAAACATACCATGGCATCTATATTACCTATTGCCCAGCCTTTGTCCGCCAGTAATTTAACCACGTGCTGCAGCAGTATCAGGCTGCTGATGCCTTTCCAGCGGTCGTCTTTGTTAGAAAAATGAAACCCGATATCGCGCAGGTTGGCTGCGCCCAACAGTGCATCGCAAATGGCGTGCAGCATCACATCGGCATCAGAGTGCCCGTAAGCGCCTGCATGATGATCTAACTTTACTCCACCCAAAACAAACGGATGTTGCTCACGCAGCTGGTGAACATCAAACCCGAAACCTACTTTAATTTTAGCCACAATTATTTTTTGCCGCCAAAGTTAGCAGATAATGTGAAACGCAGCGTATTTGCCAGCGCGCTGTTTTGCTGGTTTGCCGCGAGGTATGAGAAATCAAACGTAAAATCCTGGTACTTGAACCCCACCCCCATTGAAAGGTATTTACGGCCCCCCTTTGAGGCAGCTTCATAAAAGTAACCCGTGCGCAAAGCGAACTGTTTATTGTACCAATACTCTAAAGCCGGCGATACGGTGATCTCTTTAATCTCCTCGCTAAAGCCACCGGGCGCATCCGTAAACGATTGAAAGATACCAGCCGGCACCGATACGTCGTCGCCATTATTAACGCTGCCGTCCGGATTTACGGTAGTTGTTGGCACCAGCAATTTGTTCACATCAAAAGCAAAGGTAAGTTCGTTGGTTTCATCTAAATACCAGGTATTGGCTATGCCCAGCTTCATGTTGGTGGGTAGAAAGTAGCGCGGGCCGTTATCGGTATAGCCTATTTTGGTACCAATGTTGGATATGTTAGCCCCGAACGCGAACAAGGCATCCTTGCCAAATTGCTGTGTGGGATTTTTATAATACATAGAAACACCCGCAGCCACCGCGTTAGCCGCACGCGAAGTTTGCCCCGAGCCTGACACGAATGAAACATTTGACAGGTTGGAGCGAATGTAGCTCAGGGTTAAGCCTAATGAAAGGTTATCGCCGAACTTACGCGCGAATGATCCGTCAATAGCAAACTCGTTAGGCGTGTACAATCCCTGGTTAGTGCCGCTTTCATCAGCTAAAGATATAGCGCCCAGGTTAAAATAACGCAGAGAAGCACCGATGCTATTCCGGTCGTCCAGTTTGTGCGCGTAGCTTAGGTAAGACAAGCTTACATCAGGCACCAGGCGGCGTAGCCAGGGGCTGTATGATAATGAAACCGTGTGGTTTTCCTCTAAAAAAGCAAGTTTTGACGGGTTCCAGTAGGTGGCATTAGCATCGGGCGATAAAGCAACGCCGGCATCACCCATAGCGCCTGAACGCGAGTCGGGCGTAATGTTCAGAAACGGCACCTCCGTGCGGATGGCTGAGCCTGTACTACCATTTAAATTGGTTTGCGCATACGCCATTCCTGGCAACAAAAGTGCTGCGTAAACCGATGCTCTGAATAAACTAAGCTTCATTTAGCTGGGTGGGTGATTGTTAATTGTCAAATATATAAATTTTGATGCCGGGGGTATCATCAAAAAACAAACAAATGATAATACGTAATAGCTTTAAATAGGTTGTAACTAAATTGGCCTTATTTACGTTAAAAAAGCGGGAAACAAAACCAACTTCATTATTGTATTAGATGGTGAAGTTGTTACTTTTACCACTTGATAATTGCTTAAAATAACATGAAGATAACTTTTACAAGAACTGCTTTGGCGTTACTAATGTTGGGTGTGGCCGTGGCAGGCTGCTCAAAAAAACAGCGGTCGCAAAAAACAGGCCTTGTTTATAACGACAGATCCAACGGCGGTTATATGCGTTTCAGGCAAACCCACCCAAGCCCCGGCCCCGGGCTGGTGCCTATTGAGGGTGGTACGTTTGTAATGGGCGGCAGTGCCGATCAGGACGTGATGTTTGATAATAATAACACCAGGCGCCGGGTTACAGTACCATCTTTTTATATGGACGAAACTGAGGTATCTAACCAGGATTGGCTGGATTACCTGCACTGGATAAATATCACTTTCCCTGACGATCGGGAGCTTTATTACAATGCAACGCCAGATACACTGGTTTGGCGCAGGCCACTATCATACAACGAACCTTATGTTGATAACTACCTAAGGCACCCGGCTTTTCAGGATTATCCGGTTGTAGGTGTTACCTGGGAGCAGGCACAGGATTACTGTGCATGGCGTACCGACCGTACAAACGAAAATATTTTACGCGAACGCGGCTATTTGGCTAATTGGAAAGACAATGCCGCCCGTAAAGGTAAAGAGCCTTTTAACACCGATATTTATACTAACAACCAATACCGTGGCCCGGGCATAGATGGTAAAAAAATGATGCCCGACCTAAATCCGAACGCGCAGGGAACAAAAGCAGTACGCCCGGTACGTATGGAAGATGGTATACTAAAACAGGGCTATCGTTTACCATCTGAAGCGGAGTGGGAATACGCCGCGCTTTCGCTTGCAGGTAACACCGAATTTGAAAACATAAATGATGGTAAAG
This Mucilaginibacter defluvii DNA region includes the following protein-coding sequences:
- the era gene encoding GTPase Era; the protein is MSHRAGFVSIIGKPNAGKSTLMNHLVGEKMSIITPKAQTTRHRILGIVNTDDYQIVFSDTPGIIKPHYALHESMMHQVEGSIVDADLILLVTDINEKHDEDDVVRKLQGSLAPLAVLINKIDQSDAEVVKQKVEYWQQKLNPKAVFAISALHEHNLKAIMDFILEHLPEHPPYYEKDALTDRNDRFFASEMIRAQVFKQYKKEIPYSTEVIVTAFVEGETLHRISAEIIVERDSQKNILIGKNGEMLKIVGKYARLDMEEFFQRKVFLEMFVKVIPDWRSKKNYLKKFGYE
- the ispF gene encoding 2-C-methyl-D-erythritol 2,4-cyclodiphosphate synthase: MAKIKVGFGFDVHQLREQHPFVLGGVKLDHHAGAYGHSDADVMLHAICDALLGAANLRDIGFHFSNKDDRWKGISSLILLQHVVKLLADKGWAIGNIDAMVCLEAPKINPHIPAMQKNIAEAAGISEDDISIKATTNEQLGFIGREEGVVAYAVCLIEKI
- a CDS encoding SUMF1/EgtB/PvdO family nonheme iron enzyme, with protein sequence MKITFTRTALALLMLGVAVAGCSKKQRSQKTGLVYNDRSNGGYMRFRQTHPSPGPGLVPIEGGTFVMGGSADQDVMFDNNNTRRRVTVPSFYMDETEVSNQDWLDYLHWINITFPDDRELYYNATPDTLVWRRPLSYNEPYVDNYLRHPAFQDYPVVGVTWEQAQDYCAWRTDRTNENILRERGYLANWKDNAARKGKEPFNTDIYTNNQYRGPGIDGKKMMPDLNPNAQGTKAVRPVRMEDGILKQGYRLPSEAEWEYAALSLAGNTEFENINDGKVYPWNGLGVRSPKKATRGLMLANFKRGNGDNAGVGGYLNDKADITAPVRSYEPNDFGLYNMAGNVNEWVADTYRQMSFEDVEDFNPFRGNEFTNKRMADPTKGVYAKDKYGRPIKDPAKSNRKMKYSEFIALQQGGNAQNSTGDAQAPAATDSTGVTATATPSSIAGKPYTNDYRDYIDTVDAALYGTTTLVSNRSKVYKGGSWNDMAYWLNPATRRFMDQDNSSAEVGFRCAMTMVGAPEINPQGKPHIRVKKPKNSR
- the der gene encoding ribosome biogenesis GTPase Der: MSNIVAIVGRPNVGKSTLYNRLTETRKAIVDDFSGVTRDRHYGVAEWTDRTFTVIDTGGYVARSEDVFEAAIREQVVIAIEEATVIIFMVDVTTGVTDLDDEIATLLRKGNKPVFVVVNKVDNTMLQSDATIFYSLGLGEIYNISSMTGSGTGELLDEVIKHFDDELPEENSLPRYAIVGRPNVGKSSIINALLGEQRNIVTPIAGTTRDSIHIRYNQYGHDFMLIDTAGLRKKTKVKENIEFYSVMRTIKALEEADVVILMVDAVEGLEAQDINIFHLAEKNKKGIVIVVNKWDLIEKNSKTVKVFEEQIKQKIAPFTDVPIIFTSVTEKQRVLKVIDVANKVYENRARKISTSKLNDVMLPIIENFPPPSIKGKYVKIKYATQINGVSPMFAFFCNLPQYVKEPYYRFIENKLRENFDFSGAPVQVWFRQK
- the porV gene encoding type IX secretion system outer membrane channel protein PorV → MKLSLFRASVYAALLLPGMAYAQTNLNGSTGSAIRTEVPFLNITPDSRSGAMGDAGVALSPDANATYWNPSKLAFLEENHTVSLSYSPWLRRLVPDVSLSYLSYAHKLDDRNSIGASLRYFNLGAISLADESGTNQGLYTPNEFAIDGSFARKFGDNLSLGLTLSYIRSNLSNVSFVSGSGQTSRAANAVAAGVSMYYKNPTQQFGKDALFAFGANISNIGTKIGYTDNGPRYFLPTNMKLGIANTWYLDETNELTFAFDVNKLLVPTTTVNPDGSVNNGDDVSVPAGIFQSFTDAPGGFSEEIKEITVSPALEYWYNKQFALRTGYFYEAASKGGRKYLSMGVGFKYQDFTFDFSYLAANQQNSALANTLRFTLSANFGGKK
- a CDS encoding recombinase family protein, which codes for MKQADLYVRVSTDEQADKGYSIRSQEEVLRKYCSIQQITVINVIYEDYSAKTFNRPAWSKMLAAYKKEKRRTADLLLFTKWDRFSRNAGDAYQMINVLRKVGIEPQAVEQPLDLSIPENKMMLAFYLAAPEVENDRRALNTFYGMRRARKEGRYLTTAPYGYVNRTLDGKKSIIPREPQASIVKWAFEEMAKGIHHVDSIRQKLVSEDFQCSKSHFYHLLRNYTYCGKIVVPAYRDEPRRLVDGQHEAIISERLFQQVQDVLDGRQRIQLVKMTTVDSLPLRGFLICPSCGKLLTGSGSKGRNNYYYYYHCESSCGVRYKAQDVNSSFVTELQRYVPRQGVAEVFRLVVKDLFTQQNGSQSGERKELLAKIQLENDRLTKARRLLLDDAIDTVDYKSIKDECERKLLTLESKLTDFSKPAYDLEECLDKALIALKSLQVRYLEGDTSKKRQLIGSMYPEKLCFDGNEYRTAKVNEAARLIYLINSKLDETKKRTKLDFSSLSASVAGTGLEPMTFGL